Proteins encoded together in one Chryseobacterium sp. G0201 window:
- a CDS encoding microviridin/marinostatin family tricyclic proteinase inhibitor, whose product MKNKKLKKPFFASFLEKQINNSEKIKGGAVTSVLVDNVTSALQDTVTKPGYDNVTMKYPSDGDETGEAS is encoded by the coding sequence ATGAAAAACAAAAAATTAAAAAAACCGTTTTTTGCCTCTTTTCTAGAGAAGCAAATCAATAATTCTGAAAAGATAAAAGGAGGAGCTGTTACTTCTGTGCTTGTGGATAATGTGACATCAGCACTTCAGGACACTGTTACAAAGCCGGGGTATGATAATGTAACAATGAAATATCCGTCTGACGGCGACGAAACAGGTGAAGCTTCATAA
- a CDS encoding microviridin/marinostatin family tricyclic proteinase inhibitor, translating to MKQKNSKKPFFASFLEKQVKNPEKVNGGQEITTALEDSVTIPTKDNVTSALSDSVTKPGLDHVTMKYPSDGDDSVE from the coding sequence ATGAAACAGAAAAATTCAAAAAAACCGTTTTTTGCTTCGTTTTTAGAGAAACAAGTTAAGAATCCGGAAAAAGTAAACGGAGGTCAGGAAATAACAACAGCTCTTGAAGATTCTGTTACAATTCCTACAAAAGACAATGTGACATCTGCACTTTCGGATAGTGTTACAAAGCCCGGATTAGACCATGTAACCATGAAGTATCCTTCTGATGGCGATGATTCTGTTGAATAA
- a CDS encoding mechanosensitive ion channel family protein: MKDEIQDTKDFLQDISDTIHYFVRDHVPSDLALTCQIVLKFIFLAGLVFAIDFIFKFFVNTIIKQFFDKEKYPIIKSIYQSRITNSVVHLGALNFAGYALFSVFYRHPKSFTLLEVIVNLAIIFVIAGMLFRALTAFRNYFVIKQDFYKIMALNAISESVKIFGIFILTVIGICTIFGIKGGTILGSLGAITAVLVLVFRDTILGFVTGLHVATSKSMKVGDWIGIPKYNIEGNISDISLLTTKITNFDKTISTIPTYDLLTTEIKNLQVMSESNTRRIKKSIYFNINSFKFLNDEEIERLKDINLISDYLESKIVELRKEKESIEHKDKIINGRQLTNIGVFRHYAQKYIEHDPDVDQNGTRMVRQLEITPQGLPLEIYCFANDSKWERFEQIQADIFDHLLVASKEFDLQVMQVSVKV, encoded by the coding sequence ATGAAAGACGAAATACAAGATACCAAAGATTTTTTACAGGATATTAGTGATACAATTCACTATTTCGTTAGAGATCATGTTCCTAGTGATTTGGCGCTTACCTGTCAGATTGTTCTTAAATTTATCTTTTTGGCAGGTCTTGTTTTTGCTATAGATTTCATTTTTAAATTTTTTGTTAATACAATTATCAAACAGTTTTTTGATAAAGAAAAGTACCCCATTATAAAATCTATTTATCAGTCTAGGATCACCAACTCTGTTGTACATCTAGGGGCCTTGAATTTTGCTGGATATGCTTTATTTTCAGTTTTTTACAGACATCCTAAAAGCTTTACACTACTTGAGGTTATTGTTAATCTTGCCATTATTTTTGTCATCGCCGGAATGCTTTTCAGAGCATTAACAGCTTTCAGAAACTACTTCGTGATCAAGCAGGATTTTTACAAAATAATGGCTCTAAATGCTATTTCGGAATCGGTAAAGATTTTTGGAATTTTTATCCTTACGGTTATCGGTATCTGTACTATTTTCGGAATTAAAGGTGGAACAATATTAGGAAGTTTAGGAGCTATAACAGCAGTTTTGGTATTGGTTTTCAGAGATACTATCTTAGGATTTGTAACAGGACTTCATGTGGCAACTTCTAAAAGTATGAAAGTAGGCGATTGGATCGGGATTCCTAAATATAATATTGAAGGAAATATTTCTGATATTAGCCTTCTGACAACGAAAATTACCAATTTCGACAAAACGATTTCTACGATTCCTACATATGATTTACTGACGACTGAGATCAAAAATCTTCAGGTAATGTCGGAATCCAATACAAGAAGAATTAAAAAATCAATTTATTTTAACATCAATTCTTTTAAATTTTTAAATGATGAAGAAATTGAGCGTCTAAAGGATATTAATTTAATTTCAGATTATCTGGAATCTAAGATTGTTGAATTAAGAAAAGAAAAAGAAAGCATTGAGCATAAAGACAAGATCATCAATGGAAGACAGCTTACCAATATTGGTGTTTTCAGGCATTATGCCCAAAAATATATTGAACATGATCCCGATGTCGATCAAAACGGAACAAGAATGGTTCGCCAGTTAGAAATTACTCCGCAAGGTCTGCCATTGGAAATTTATTGTTTTGCCAATGATTCTAAATGGGAAAGGTTTGAGCAGATTCAGGCTGATATTTTTGACCATTTATTGGTGGCTTCGAAAGAATTTGATCTGCAGGTAATGCAGGTGAGTGTAAAAGTGTGA
- a CDS encoding carboxypeptidase-like regulatory domain-containing protein produces MRKHYLFILLCVFTLLTNCAGGDDSAIVSENVGPAIVKTGKLTGKVMSQNGTKPIGGASVFTFDDKYKIYYTTSDADGNFTLEAPVGNYTIHIQTGNGSNFRTEISAIVKDNETLNLDASQTKLNQVAKIAYVKGTYDKIEDIIQTLGYTATEITNNDLANLTTVAQYDIIFLNCGSRNNYSSNPGLYTVIDTNLATFVANGGSIYASDWDVAYLVGGTTNTNNCSLAGGFVPDTKLCSKNTGSVGMVGATVNNTGLTTALGFNTLNINYDLGAWQKIINYDPAYWEVLVKETSSNDALMIRTNHFTATGVPNTPIGNAPNSTFVTVCITLPGNIQISLSVPQVLVPYLVALGATVGPCSGSSTSGYIYYTTFHNHASGNIGNAGVILQYVILNL; encoded by the coding sequence ATGAGAAAACACTACTTATTTATTTTGTTGTGTGTATTCACACTTTTAACAAATTGTGCAGGAGGAGATGATTCTGCAATAGTTTCCGAAAACGTTGGCCCTGCAATTGTAAAAACAGGAAAACTTACCGGAAAAGTCATGTCACAAAACGGAACCAAACCTATTGGAGGTGCTTCAGTTTTTACTTTTGATGACAAGTATAAAATCTATTACACCACTTCTGACGCAGATGGTAACTTCACGCTGGAAGCTCCGGTTGGAAATTATACCATTCATATTCAGACAGGTAATGGCAGTAATTTCCGTACAGAAATTTCCGCAATTGTAAAAGATAATGAAACTTTAAATCTCGACGCCAGTCAAACCAAACTGAATCAGGTTGCAAAAATCGCTTATGTAAAAGGAACGTATGATAAAATTGAAGATATTATTCAGACTTTAGGCTATACCGCCACCGAAATCACCAATAACGATCTTGCTAACCTGACTACCGTTGCACAGTATGACATCATATTTCTTAACTGTGGATCAAGAAATAACTACTCTTCAAATCCGGGACTTTATACTGTAATTGATACTAATTTAGCCACCTTTGTTGCTAATGGAGGAAGTATTTATGCTTCAGACTGGGACGTTGCTTACTTGGTGGGCGGAACAACTAATACCAATAACTGTTCGCTTGCAGGAGGATTTGTTCCCGATACAAAATTATGCTCTAAAAATACCGGAAGTGTAGGTATGGTAGGCGCTACGGTAAATAATACCGGACTTACAACAGCGTTGGGATTCAATACATTGAATATCAACTATGATCTAGGTGCATGGCAGAAAATAATTAACTATGATCCAGCATATTGGGAAGTTTTAGTTAAAGAAACTTCATCAAATGATGCTTTGATGATCAGAACCAATCATTTTACAGCAACAGGAGTTCCGAATACTCCGATAGGAAACGCTCCAAATTCAACATTTGTAACCGTTTGTATTACACTACCGGGAAATATCCAGATCAGCCTTTCAGTTCCTCAAGTACTAGTTCCTTATCTGGTTGCATTAGGAGCAACCGTAGGTCCTTGCTCAGGATCTTCAACCAGTGGATATATTTATTACACTACTTTCCATAATCATGCTTCAGGAAACATTGGAAATGCCGGCGTAATTCTACAATATGTAATCTTAAACTTATAG
- a CDS encoding HD domain-containing protein: protein MKIQKEIDFILAVDALKNVQRRNYNADDSRRENTAEHSWQIIILAQILFPYAKNRADIDLLRVIRMLSIHDLVEIEAGDTFLFDEAAMVGKFEREKQSAQNIFGILDEPLRTEFFNLWLEFEEEQTPDAIFACAIDRIMPFILNSHTSGKSWTEAGVTENQVRNMLENAISRASDEMGEAFQFLMIKNLETEKVVR, encoded by the coding sequence ATGAAGATACAGAAGGAGATTGATTTTATTTTAGCCGTTGATGCTTTAAAAAATGTACAGAGAAGAAATTATAACGCCGATGATTCGAGAAGAGAAAATACGGCTGAGCATTCATGGCAGATTATTATTTTAGCTCAAATCCTTTTTCCATATGCGAAAAACAGAGCGGATATTGATTTGTTAAGAGTAATCAGAATGCTTTCTATACATGATTTGGTGGAAATTGAAGCAGGAGATACTTTCTTATTTGACGAAGCAGCAATGGTTGGGAAATTTGAAAGAGAAAAACAGTCCGCTCAAAATATTTTCGGAATTTTGGATGAACCATTACGCACTGAATTCTTTAATCTTTGGCTTGAATTTGAAGAAGAACAAACTCCTGATGCTATTTTTGCCTGTGCGATTGACAGAATTATGCCTTTCATCTTAAATTCGCACACATCAGGAAAAAGCTGGACAGAAGCCGGAGTAACCGAAAATCAAGTAAGAAATATGCTTGAAAATGCCATCAGCAGAGCTTCTGATGAAATGGGAGAGGCTTTCCAGTTTTTGATGATCAAGAATTTGGAAACTGAGAAGGTTGTGAGATAA
- a CDS encoding XAC2610-related protein: MMNSRFLLPFTLFAVAAFGQNHFELKDASKNYDVKINVENCDKDECRGKAVIDLIDKKTSKKFQTFTSEDLNFYLKEDQKPTANIIQLYDEQSPLIFDDFNFDGTEDLAIRNGNESSYGGPSYEVYVFNSTKKQFVISEELTNLAYENLGMFQTDSERKRLITYAKSGCCWHLTTEYTVVPKKGLLKVYELEEDATGGDERVKVTKRELEDDKWTANIKDYPISEYYKD; this comes from the coding sequence ATGATGAATTCTAGATTTTTATTACCGTTTACACTTTTTGCTGTTGCTGCTTTTGGGCAAAATCATTTTGAATTAAAAGATGCATCCAAAAATTATGACGTTAAAATTAATGTTGAAAACTGCGATAAAGATGAATGCAGAGGAAAAGCTGTCATTGATCTGATAGATAAAAAAACTTCCAAAAAATTTCAGACTTTCACTTCTGAGGATCTGAATTTTTACTTAAAAGAAGATCAGAAACCGACAGCCAATATTATTCAGTTATATGATGAACAAAGTCCATTGATTTTTGATGATTTTAATTTTGACGGAACTGAAGATTTAGCGATAAGAAATGGAAATGAAAGTAGTTATGGAGGTCCGTCATATGAGGTTTACGTTTTTAATTCCACTAAAAAACAGTTTGTAATAAGTGAAGAACTGACAAATCTGGCATATGAAAATCTGGGAATGTTTCAGACAGATTCTGAACGCAAACGTTTAATTACTTATGCAAAATCTGGTTGTTGCTGGCATCTTACGACAGAATATACTGTTGTTCCAAAAAAAGGTTTGCTAAAAGTGTATGAATTGGAAGAGGATGCAACAGGCGGTGACGAAAGGGTAAAGGTGACAAAAAGAGAACTCGAAGATGATAAATGGACAGCCAATATTAAAGACTATCCAATAAGTGAATATTATAAAGATTAA
- a CDS encoding acyl-CoA thioesterase has translation MTTEERIQASETSIFKAVFPNTTNHYDTLFGGTAMQLMDEVAFITATRFARKRVVTVSSDKIDFKRPIPAGTIVELIGKVSHVGKTSMKVNVEIYTEQMYSYERERAIVGDFTFVAIDEFKKPIQIL, from the coding sequence ATGACTACAGAAGAAAGAATTCAAGCATCCGAAACCAGCATCTTTAAAGCGGTTTTTCCTAACACAACCAATCATTACGACACCCTTTTTGGTGGTACAGCGATGCAATTGATGGATGAAGTGGCATTTATCACCGCTACCCGATTTGCCAGAAAAAGAGTGGTAACGGTAAGCAGTGACAAGATCGATTTTAAAAGACCAATTCCTGCAGGAACTATTGTGGAACTAATTGGAAAAGTTTCCCATGTTGGAAAAACAAGTATGAAAGTGAATGTAGAGATCTACACGGAGCAAATGTATTCTTACGAAAGAGAAAGAGCGATTGTGGGTGATTTTACTTTTGTGGCGATTGATGAATTTAAAAAGCCAATTCAGATATTATAA
- a CDS encoding pyridoxine 5'-phosphate synthase: MTKLSVNINKIATIRNARGGETPSVTEAAIKIQEFGGQGITIHPRPDERHITRKDVYDLKPLVTTEFNIEGNPHREFIDMVLEVKPEQVTLVPDADDAITSNAGWDTKKHLDFLTEIIAEFKNAGIRTSVFLDPTPELVEYAAKTGADRIELYTEAYAKNYLLNKEQAIKPYYDTAVVATEFGLGINAGHDLSLENLKYFADNIPNLLEVSIGHALVSEALYMGMENTIQAYLKRLAKWDN, translated from the coding sequence ATGACAAAATTAAGTGTAAACATTAATAAAATTGCAACGATAAGAAATGCAAGAGGAGGCGAAACGCCAAGTGTAACGGAAGCTGCAATTAAAATTCAGGAGTTTGGCGGACAGGGAATTACCATCCATCCAAGACCCGATGAAAGACATATCACAAGAAAAGATGTTTATGATCTGAAGCCTTTGGTGACGACAGAATTTAATATTGAAGGAAATCCGCACAGAGAATTTATTGATATGGTGTTGGAAGTAAAACCTGAGCAGGTAACATTAGTTCCTGACGCAGATGATGCTATTACTTCAAATGCAGGCTGGGACACCAAAAAGCACTTAGATTTTCTTACAGAAATCATTGCTGAGTTTAAAAATGCAGGAATCCGTACTTCTGTTTTTCTTGATCCGACACCCGAATTGGTAGAATATGCTGCAAAAACAGGAGCAGATAGAATAGAATTATACACAGAAGCTTATGCTAAAAATTATTTATTGAATAAAGAGCAGGCTATAAAACCTTACTACGATACAGCAGTTGTCGCTACAGAATTTGGTTTAGGTATCAATGCTGGACACGATTTAAGCTTAGAAAATTTAAAATATTTTGCAGATAACATTCCTAATTTATTGGAAGTTTCCATCGGTCATGCTTTGGTTTCCGAAGCGTTGTACATGGGAATGGAAAATACAATTCAGGCATATTTGAAGAGATTGGCAAAATGGGATAATTAG
- a CDS encoding microviridin/marinostatin family tricyclic proteinase inhibitor: MKNKNLKKPFFASFLEKQIQDPQTVKGGAITTALQDSPTTSVLRDTVTNRQNDQVTMKYPSDSDETGELD; this comes from the coding sequence ATGAAAAACAAGAATTTAAAAAAGCCATTTTTTGCATCATTTTTAGAGAAGCAAATTCAGGATCCTCAAACGGTAAAAGGAGGAGCAATAACGACTGCACTTCAGGATTCTCCAACAACATCAGTTCTAAGAGATACAGTTACCAATAGACAAAATGATCAGGTAACAATGAAATATCCTTCTGATAGCGACGAAACAGGAGAACTAGATTAA
- a CDS encoding GNAT family N-acetyltransferase has protein sequence MKLETERLQLKEINESNVEDILKIRGNQIINQFVQRNSPKNNYDALQFILTIKERTRNNETFYWGISLKDQPNLIGTICLWKFSDDRKQAEVGYELLPDYHRKEIMSEALTAVVNYGFNTLNLQEIVAMTNKFNENSKGILLKHDFVLEEERKDEGFPDNLVFSLKK, from the coding sequence ATGAAACTAGAAACTGAAAGACTACAATTAAAAGAAATCAACGAAAGCAATGTTGAAGATATTCTGAAAATTCGTGGTAATCAAATAATCAATCAATTCGTTCAGAGAAATTCTCCGAAAAATAATTATGATGCCTTGCAATTTATTTTAACCATTAAAGAAAGAACCCGAAATAATGAAACGTTTTATTGGGGAATTTCTTTAAAAGATCAACCTAATCTTATCGGAACGATTTGTCTTTGGAAATTCTCAGATGACAGAAAGCAAGCAGAAGTTGGATATGAATTATTACCCGACTATCACAGGAAAGAAATCATGTCGGAAGCGTTAACTGCAGTTGTAAATTATGGATTTAATACTTTAAATTTGCAGGAAATTGTCGCAATGACCAATAAGTTTAATGAAAACTCGAAAGGTATTCTTTTAAAACATGATTTTGTGTTGGAAGAGGAAAGAAAGGATGAAGGTTTTCCTGATAATTTGGTTTTTAGCTTGAAGAAATAA
- a CDS encoding endonuclease MutS2, producing the protein MYINKEDLNELEFPQLLAEIAPFAYSPKTRDKILQLRPMEIDEAGLSLKKTSEYLSSFESSNAIPFDEYEDIESELQLMLIENYRLENKAFIKIKTITEQIGRLQKFFPTMPETFPTLMEDASVLEFKKEIIDKVDKVFNRFDEVKSEASPILKTLRAEIQHAKKAIQENFNRVLFNYAQSDFLDDIRESNIEDIRVLAVKSAYKKRVPGRVLGLSKTGSITYIQPDSVVKHYFKLRENQEEEKKEIDKILRQLTAELAIFQPQLWRYQAYIFDLDLTRAKSKFAELINGVLPKINRHKTLKLREAFHPLLWLRNKAENKTIFSQTLSLTDQNRIICISGPNAGGKSITLKTVGLLQLMIQSGILVPVHPRSEMFFFDKIMTDIGDNQSIENHLSTYSSRLKKMGGIIREADGNTLLLIDEFGTGSDPELGGALAESFLEFFYDKKSFAIITTHYTNIKLVIEELPHAENAAMLFDEETLEPMYKLEVGQAGSSFTFEVAEKNKIPRFIIHSAKKKVEHDIVNLDKTIVKLQQEKFEVEKLKTDLAERKESVEDKRDNLQKLNEQLQQKLFNFQKLYEDEHRKLQFGNKIETFIDGYIKGRSRKDVVKDFVKILEQEKFRKIGADKDETKRLQVVKRKITQQLKKEEVIEKITETNEKIEEKRQTDRAVWMKIGQRVRITGSTSVGTIEKISRNKVIVNYGTFKTTISAEELERI; encoded by the coding sequence GTGTATATAAATAAAGAAGATTTAAACGAATTAGAGTTTCCGCAATTGCTTGCGGAAATTGCTCCATTTGCATATTCTCCGAAAACGAGAGACAAAATTCTTCAACTTCGTCCCATGGAAATTGACGAGGCAGGACTTTCACTGAAAAAAACTTCCGAATATTTATCGAGTTTTGAAAGTTCAAATGCGATTCCGTTTGATGAATACGAAGATATTGAAAGCGAATTACAACTTATGCTGATCGAGAATTACCGTCTCGAAAACAAGGCTTTCATCAAAATAAAAACGATTACCGAACAAATAGGAAGACTTCAAAAGTTTTTCCCGACAATGCCCGAAACGTTTCCAACTTTGATGGAAGATGCTTCTGTATTGGAATTTAAGAAAGAAATCATTGATAAGGTTGATAAAGTTTTCAACCGTTTTGATGAAGTAAAAAGTGAGGCTTCCCCGATCTTAAAAACCTTGAGAGCGGAAATTCAGCATGCGAAAAAAGCAATCCAGGAAAATTTCAACCGTGTATTGTTTAACTACGCTCAAAGTGATTTTCTGGATGATATCCGAGAGAGTAATATTGAAGACATACGAGTTTTAGCAGTAAAATCTGCTTATAAAAAAAGAGTTCCCGGAAGAGTTCTAGGGCTTTCAAAAACCGGTTCTATCACTTATATTCAGCCCGATAGTGTTGTAAAACATTACTTTAAACTTCGCGAGAATCAGGAAGAGGAGAAAAAGGAAATCGATAAAATTTTAAGACAGCTTACGGCAGAATTAGCCATATTTCAACCGCAGCTTTGGAGATATCAGGCTTATATTTTTGATCTTGATCTTACAAGAGCTAAATCTAAGTTTGCAGAATTAATTAACGGCGTTTTACCAAAAATCAACCGTCATAAAACATTAAAATTAAGAGAAGCTTTTCATCCATTATTGTGGTTAAGAAATAAAGCAGAGAATAAAACGATTTTCTCTCAAACCTTATCGTTGACGGATCAGAACAGAATTATCTGTATTTCGGGCCCGAATGCGGGAGGGAAATCGATCACGCTGAAAACGGTAGGATTGCTTCAATTGATGATCCAGAGCGGAATTTTAGTTCCTGTTCATCCAAGATCTGAAATGTTTTTCTTTGATAAGATCATGACCGATATTGGTGATAATCAATCTATTGAAAACCATCTTTCCACTTATTCATCAAGATTGAAGAAAATGGGCGGAATTATTCGTGAAGCAGACGGAAATACCCTTTTGCTGATCGATGAATTTGGAACAGGTTCTGATCCTGAACTGGGCGGTGCTTTGGCAGAAAGTTTCTTAGAGTTTTTCTATGACAAAAAGAGTTTTGCGATCATTACAACGCACTACACGAATATCAAACTGGTTATAGAAGAACTTCCTCATGCAGAAAATGCGGCTATGCTTTTTGATGAAGAAACTTTGGAGCCGATGTATAAACTGGAGGTTGGACAAGCTGGTAGTTCATTTACTTTTGAGGTTGCCGAGAAGAATAAAATCCCAAGATTTATCATTCATTCTGCAAAGAAAAAAGTGGAACATGATATTGTAAATCTTGATAAAACGATTGTAAAACTTCAACAGGAAAAATTCGAGGTTGAAAAACTGAAAACCGATCTTGCCGAAAGAAAAGAATCCGTTGAAGATAAGCGTGATAATCTGCAAAAACTGAATGAGCAGCTTCAACAAAAACTATTCAATTTCCAAAAGCTGTATGAAGATGAACATCGAAAACTTCAGTTTGGAAATAAGATTGAAACCTTTATCGACGGCTATATAAAAGGAAGATCCCGAAAAGATGTAGTAAAAGATTTTGTGAAGATTCTAGAACAGGAAAAATTCAGGAAAATTGGAGCTGATAAAGATGAAACGAAAAGACTTCAGGTTGTTAAAAGAAAAATCACGCAACAGCTGAAGAAAGAAGAAGTCATTGAAAAAATCACGGAAACCAACGAAAAAATAGAAGAAAAACGTCAAACTGATCGCGCTGTTTGGATGAAAATTGGTCAACGCGTTCGTATCACAGGAAGTACAAGTGTCGGGACGATTGAAAAGATCTCCAGAAACAAGGTGATTGTGAATTACGGGACTTTTAAGACGACGATTAGCGCTGAAGAATTGGAGAGGATTTAA
- a CDS encoding DUF456 domain-containing protein yields MDTTLINILCLVLLFLGILGTFLPVLPGLLLSLCGLLIYKFGTDADLPMIYIWAFGILTAASVVLSYVIPAKTNQKYGGTRWGSIGSIIGTIVGMFLPIPLGFLIGMFAGVFIGELLHDSKDMNKALKSTKGAFIGFIYGTGFSLVVGVAMFLVVVLNMLNII; encoded by the coding sequence ATGGATACAACATTAATTAATATTCTCTGTCTTGTTTTATTATTCCTCGGAATCCTGGGAACTTTCCTTCCTGTTTTACCGGGATTATTATTAAGTCTTTGTGGGTTATTGATCTACAAATTCGGGACAGACGCTGATCTGCCGATGATCTATATTTGGGCTTTCGGGATTCTTACGGCAGCTTCTGTAGTTTTAAGTTATGTAATTCCAGCCAAAACCAATCAAAAATATGGTGGGACACGTTGGGGAAGCATTGGTTCGATAATCGGAACCATTGTCGGGATGTTTTTACCTATTCCACTAGGTTTCCTGATCGGAATGTTTGCAGGAGTTTTTATTGGTGAATTACTTCACGACAGCAAAGACATGAATAAGGCTTTAAAATCCACCAAAGGGGCTTTTATAGGATTTATTTACGGAACTGGATTTAGCTTGGTTGTAGGTGTGGCAATGTTTTTGGTAGTAGTATTGAATATGCTTAATATCATTTAA
- a CDS encoding uracil-DNA glycosylase — MTWTEILAPIKSTPYFTTLWEKVKQEYATTKVFPPKNQIFRALEITPFDDIEVVIIGQDPYHNDFQANGLCFSVSEQVTAPPSLKNIFIELKDDLGVVRTSKELDDWGKQGVLMLNATLTVRAHTPNSHKDLGWETFTNFIIKEISDKKENVVFVLWGAFAQKKAEFIDPAKHFIIKSAHPSPFSVYRGFFGSKPFSKINEYLVSKGKKPISW, encoded by the coding sequence ATGACCTGGACCGAAATTTTAGCCCCCATAAAAAGCACTCCATACTTTACTACTCTTTGGGAGAAAGTAAAACAGGAATATGCAACAACAAAAGTTTTTCCACCAAAAAATCAGATTTTCAGAGCGTTGGAAATTACGCCTTTCGATGATATTGAAGTCGTAATTATCGGACAAGACCCTTATCATAATGACTTTCAGGCGAATGGTTTGTGTTTTTCTGTTTCCGAACAGGTGACTGCACCGCCTTCATTAAAGAATATTTTTATTGAATTAAAAGATGATTTGGGAGTGGTAAGAACCTCTAAAGAATTAGACGATTGGGGGAAACAAGGGGTTTTAATGCTGAATGCAACTTTAACCGTTCGTGCCCATACTCCGAATTCTCACAAGGATCTAGGTTGGGAGACCTTTACAAATTTCATCATTAAAGAAATTTCAGATAAAAAAGAAAATGTAGTTTTCGTATTGTGGGGCGCTTTTGCACAAAAAAAAGCCGAATTCATCGATCCGGCTAAGCATTTTATCATTAAATCGGCGCACCCGTCACCGTTTTCTGTGTACAGAGGATTTTTCGGAAGCAAACCTTTTTCAAAAATTAATGAATATTTGGTTTCAAAAGGGAAAAAGCCTATTTCGTGGTAG
- a CDS encoding alpha/beta fold hydrolase yields the protein MEILHSKIFGENLSSTPLLVFHGLFGMLDNWGSFGKDLGEQLPVHLIDLRNHGRSFHSEGMSHDDLADDIANYMSHYGIKKAHILGHSLGGKAVMQFAIRYHEKVDKLIVVDISPKAYPPHHQGIIKALETVDFNTVNSRNEVEAVLTQYIPEKSTIQFLAKNLYWDDDKKLSWRFNLKTLAEKYTEFVSNAIKFGVFEGETLFISGEKSNYILPQDEFGIKQQFPKAKIVTVKNAGHWVQAENPVDFANVVRGFLGLD from the coding sequence ATGGAAATTCTACATTCAAAAATATTTGGCGAAAATCTTTCGTCTACACCGCTTTTGGTTTTTCACGGATTGTTCGGAATGCTCGACAACTGGGGAAGCTTTGGAAAGGATCTTGGCGAGCAGTTGCCTGTTCATCTAATTGACCTTAGAAATCATGGAAGAAGCTTTCATTCCGAGGGAATGTCTCATGATGATTTAGCTGATGATATTGCTAATTATATGAGTCATTATGGAATTAAAAAAGCTCATATTTTAGGTCATTCTCTGGGCGGAAAAGCGGTAATGCAGTTCGCTATAAGGTATCATGAAAAAGTTGATAAATTAATTGTGGTTGATATTTCTCCGAAAGCATATCCTCCACATCATCAGGGGATTATCAAAGCATTGGAAACAGTTGATTTTAATACAGTAAACTCCCGAAATGAGGTTGAGGCTGTTTTAACTCAATATATTCCCGAAAAATCTACCATTCAGTTTTTGGCTAAAAATTTATATTGGGATGATGATAAAAAGCTGAGCTGGAGATTTAACCTTAAAACGTTAGCTGAAAAATACACAGAATTTGTTTCAAACGCTATCAAATTTGGTGTTTTTGAAGGAGAAACATTATTTATTTCAGGTGAAAAATCCAATTATATTCTTCCTCAGGATGAGTTTGGGATCAAGCAGCAATTTCCAAAAGCTAAAATTGTGACTGTGAAAAATGCCGGACATTGGGTTCAGGCAGAAAATCCTGTTGATTTTGCGAATGTTGTTAGAGGATTTTTAGGTTTAGATTAA